The DNA sequence AGCATGAGCAATTCTTAGAACATGCATACACTCAAAAGGAAATGGCTACCTGGTTCTAGGATTGGAGAAGCAAGTCAGATGAGATTCCCCATCCATTTTACTTTAAATGTTTCCtttatttgtgtggttttgtttcgtttcttttcttttcacatttctgCATCTAGTCTACTTTTTAAGGTTACGTGCAGATATACAAGTACTTAAATACTTCTAGTATTAGCATACttattttgattgattgattgattttagCAAATTCATGCAATTAGATACCTTTTTTGTGAGATTGTTAGGTAAGATGTTTGATAATGAtccatttgtgttttttatgaaaattgaAGGTGAGATCTGAGAGACTGGTGTGAAGTTCCATATTTCTGTTGATAACTAGTGTGTTGGTTCCAGACAGTCTAATAGGATGATTAACAGAATGTCTTGTTTTATCTTTTGCTTTGTTGATAGGATGCATGATGCATTTATTACATGTGATGAATACTTACCATGCAGTACACAAAAGATTTCGATAATTTACAATACAGGGTTGATACTGTAATTTTACATATGTCGAAACATTACATACTGTCTACatgattttcacacacacacacacacacacacacacacacacacacacacacacacacacacacacacacacacacacacacacacacacacacacataaaaaaaagagagagagagagagagagagagagagagagagagagagagagagagagagagagagagagagagagagagagagagagagagagagagagagagagagtctatgtCCTGTGATTAAATACCACTTAACTTTTATGATGATCTAAACCAAACCACTGTGTTATAAATATCTCTCATTCAGTTTTCCTTACAGATCATCGTAGTATCTAGATAGTGGACCTTAGTCATGCAGAAAGTTCATGAGATGCAGCAGGAACTGGAGGAAGCAGTCAAGGAGTTCCACAGGATTCAAGAAACGAGGCAACAATATCTGCAGAAATGTAACACTGAAATTATTAGTGTTTTGGTAAGGGTCATTCTGTTATTTAATCTTTTAAGCACTGTATGGATGTGAAATATGTCATGTTATGGAAATAAGAGCAgtggttttatttctttcctgTTACATATTTAAACTTTGCTTACTTTATTAGATGAATACATCTCACTCAAATGTGAGACTGCAGACATGTCCATGGTGATCCATTTTATGCTTTTTGCAGAAACAGTCTTTTAAGCATCTTACACATGAAATTTTCCTTTACAGAAGCAGTTCTTAAATGAAAAGTTCAGAATTGAATTGCAGGAACACTTTGAATGCAGAAATGAATGTCTTGAAGATAATGTCAAGTTTATAGACAACACCATAAATTCTGCGTGTGATGCCCATGAAGACATTATCAATCTTAGACAGCAAGTTATTGATATATTCAATGAAGGAGTCACACCAGAAGTAGCTGCAGACAACTCAGATGCtttggtattttttgttttttctttcaattatttatttattgttgttattattatatatatatttatttttttacataatcttcgctacatttgaaatatttaaatatatattgcagcTGAATTATACTGAGCCACAATTTAATTCAGAGACGTATGCCTAGGCTatgatagttttgtgtgtgtgtgtgtgtgtgtgtgtgtgtgtgtgtgtgtgtgtgtgtgtgtgtgtgtgtgtgtttgtgtgtgtgtgcgcgtttgtgtgcatttgtgtgcgtgtgtgtgctatgatagttttgtgtgtgtgtgtctgtgtctgtgtctgtatctgtgtctgtgtgtctgtgtgtgtcttttatctttattgctgtgtttcttattactattatgacaGTAGGACTATAATGATGAATTAACTTCCCTGGAAACTAGGTTGCAGACCGAGGCATGGCAGACTTCCACAAGTTATCATGTGAAACAAAGGATCAGGTGATGTTGATCAATAACCAACAAGAAGTATATGAAATTCTCATGAGTGAGACTGAAGAAATAGTTCTCAGAaaggtaattattattgttattatcatctccatcattagatttttttttatagaaaacttCTTTGTGgggatatttctttttatctattgcaATACCAACTTTATTTTTAGCTAAAGGCAGTGAAAGGATTTGGTCTAGTTGTAAGAATTTGGAAGAAAAGTAGGTAATATAAATCACATGAATCTATTTGCATGGctgaattaaacatttatattGCAAATTTTGTGTAACGCTAAATTTTGCATAAAACATTAGTAATTTCAGCAACTTGTTCACAGGTTCCAGcttaaaagtattttaaattatGCATTTTTGTCTCAAATTTGTtaagttaatgttaatgttaattataCGTTAATGTACAAGGGGAGGGTTCGCAAAGAGGACAAGAAGCTTCTTACTTCTGCTGAAACTTCAAATTGCTTTAACGTCAGtgataattacattttatttaataaatctgATTTGTGACACTATTCAAGTTTTGCCAAAATTATAAACCTCTAAATTTGCTTGAATGATGTTGAGTTCATGGTATGGGACAACTAGAGCGATAGTTTCGACATGTAcatatttgtctttttgttttgtgaacAAGTTCTAGAGTATTGTAACCTAATGGTTTAGATATAGTTTTACTCTTGTCCAGTTTACTTGGTTATTTAATCATCAAGTTCAATGTTATTCCTGTTGAAGTTTAGATACCAGtaacaaaagataatatatataagccttACTGCTGGAAATGGAAAGAGCTTTTAAACAGGGGGTAAAATGCTTGTTCAAGAAAAGAGACTTCTAAACCTGTATACACATAATTTGAAACTTAGAGAACTGTTAATACTTCATCCAGTAGTTATATATTACTAATGTATCAGAGGGGAAGATTATTCCTAATTGTGATGGTCTGTTAATCCACTTTGTTATTGTACTGCATGTTGTTAATAGCCCTGATGTATAACAAGGTACTCTTTTCCTAAAATGCTATAAAGCTAATTCCCACTGTCCAGTCTATGAGAACTTATACGATTGATATCTCTATTTCAGGTTAACCAAATATTATGTGAAATGGATAAAAGTCTGCAAGAAACAcacaaagaagagaaggagaatctaGATGCTCTTGTGACTGAAATTAccacagagatagaaaaaaatgttcgACTGCAGGGTACATTGCAGATTATACAGAATCAAATGGATTCACTGTCAGAGCGCCTGCAAGCACCTATATAGTTAAAAACAAGGATTCCTTCTATTCTGCAAGAGAGGAATGaatatgagggtttttttttttaactttttgacaAGGATTTGTGTAGTTTATTTTTGAAGTTGCATTTACAAATGGAAAATTCTTTTGCTTTATGTTTTCATCTTTCTGATTGAGTGCCCATAACTTTTTCTGTGCaaactttaattttcattatgCAGTGAACACAGAACTGTATTTCTTTTATGAAGTTATTTTAGTTGGCTCActaaatataaattgtattaatcTGATAGTTTCAGTTTTTCAGATGATTTCATTGATATATGTTCAGTGTATCATattctgatattatttttatattctgatCATAGAAAGATTAGAATGGTGgctttattatattgaatatagcttaAGCAGtctgttgttttgattttgttctcATTCAAAATACTGTGTAGtgaacataatacataaaaattattttgattgcTGTTGCATCTAAAATTAGTTTATTCTTAAGTAGAAAAGTcacgaaaatatgaatatgaagtaTGAATATGCTAAATGATTTTGTCAGGATTGACTctttaagtaaataaaagtaagataTTACAAAGTGATgattatagaaagaaagaaagaaagaaagaaagaaaaaaaaagaaaaaaaaaaaaaaaaaaaaaaaaaaaaaaaaaaaaaaatatatatatatatatatatatatatatatatatatatatatatatatatatatatatatatatatatatatatatacatacatatatacatacatacatatacatacatacatatatatatatatctttgaaaggagtgacttttcttttttcctgattTATTTCATATAAAGCTCTTAAATTAATCACATGTTTTGCGTGTatgcatttctattttattttgggttgCTGACCATGCTGTGAGGGTCCTATTTCCAGAGGAAGTTTCCTTATTATCCAAAGTGTGTATCCGGTTAATTTTTAGAAAGTTGCTGATTTGCACTCCACTTTGAGGTATGGACTTAAACCCATTAAAATCTTCAGGAAGTTCTTTGTTAagtgtcattattttttctgacTCTTTTTGGCTCTTCCTATGTAATGGGAAAAATTAGGATACTGAAAAAGTCTTTTTACGCATGAGGTGATTGGGTTTTTCTTAGATAACTTTTTAAATCCTTTAATTCTGCTAAGAGGTATTGTCCAGGTATTTGATTAACTCAGATTCTCATATCTAATTGTTAAGCCCAAATTTAAGTGGCTTTAAGTGGGGTTCGTTGATTTAGTACCTCTGTGTTagaagtgataatagtagtatcaaAAACTACCACAAGTAAACCATTATTTTGTTCATAATAAGAATCACAGTGATGTTTAATGGGGATATACATTGTGGGCTATTCTAACCATATTCATGATGATTACCTACTATTAAATTTGTGACCTGAAGTGGTATATAAAAGGATTTAGCATGCTATTATTCTGTTGTATGCCATAAGAATGATTAAGTATCTTTTCATGTCTGTAGATTAGGGTGAAGACTTGGAACATGTTTTTACATTTTAGTGTAGTTTTATGGTCACAACaattctactttttttcctttttagatatCCTATTAAGTGTAAATCCTGAGCACAGCATTACACGGTAGCCCATTTTTGAGTaacattaaagaaatatatactctACAATATCTGAATTGTAACACTGTGTACTTCTAACTGGATTTTCTTAAAGTTACAAGGCCCCTTCACAGTACACTGTAAAAGTgcaaaaattcaatatatatttaaagtaaatcTATATGAAGAGAAAATGTTATTCCATTTTTGATATACTGGTATATGTGTTcctatacatttttacattagATCTTCCACAATGACCAGTTCAACACCATGGATATGATTTTCTAGGAACATTCATatcacagtataaaaaaaaatggattaaaagAAAGGAGGGTCATTTGCTACAATTTTTATCAATAGCCTGCAACTTAGGAatttgttaaatattattatgcaGATATAACACAAAGAGCCCAGGAGTgtgtataattgtaatataaacaACATGGAGGCTAAGTGGCAAGATGTGGATTAGGGTATTACATAGGTTGCATATCATCTTTAATAATCGGCTGCCAAATACTAATGTTTAGAAATATAAgtcattttttgtggttttatttggatataaagaaaaatgggaggggaagagatttACTAATATACCATTTCAGCATCATTAGTGTGAGGATTCATTTTACGAATGACATTCAGGTAACATATGGGATAGAAAATTAAATGAGTATTTCACACAATTACAATTAATTTTATGATGCAGCCACagtgagtgtatgcatgtattttgtgtgtgtgtttgtgttttgtgtgtgtttgttgttgtgtgtgtgtttgttgttgtgtttgtgtttgttgttgtgcttgtgttttgttgtttgttgttgttttgttgtgtttgtttttgtgtgtgtgtgtgggttggtgttgtggtgtgtggtgattgtgggtgtgtgtgtgtgtgtgtgtgtggtgtgtgttgtgtgtgtgggtgtgtggtggtgtgtgtggtgttggtgtggtgtgtgattgtgtgtggtttgtgtggattgtgtgtgtgtgtgtggatggtgtgtgtgtgtgtgtgtgtgtgtgtgtgtggattgtgtgtgtgtgtgattgtgtgtgtgttgattgtgtgtgtgtgttgtgtgtgtgtttgtgttttgtgtatgtgtttgttgttgtgtttgtttttgtttttgtgttttgtgtttgttgttgttttgtttttgtgtgttgttgtttgtgttttggtgtttgtgtttgttttgtgttttgttgttgtttttctctctctcatcctctctctcttcttctctctctctctctctctctcgttctctctctcttttctcttcttctctctcctctctctctctctctctctctccctctctccctcctccctccctccctcccttctccccccctctccccctcccttctctcccctccctccccttccctcccccctccctcctccctcccccccccctctctctctctctcccccccccccccttctctctctctctctctctcctctctctctctctctctctctctctctctctctctctctctctctctctctctcctctctctctctctctctctctctctctctcccccctctctctcccctctctctctctctctctctctctctctcatctcctctccttctctctctctctctctcctctctcctctcacccctccctctctctctctctctctccctctctctccctctctctctctcccccctctccctccccccctccctccctctctctctctctctctctctctctcctctccctcctcctctcattttctctctcttctctctctcatctctccccctctctctcctctcgtcctctccctctctctctctctctctctcccctctctcttttctctctctctctctctcccttctcccttctccctccttcccccttctctccctctccctccctctcctctgttcttTTGTCCGGgttcccccccttgtttttttttgtttttttgtttttttttgtttttttttttttttgtttttttttttttttgtttttttttttttttttttgtttgtgttttttgttgtttttgttttttttttttttgttgtgttgtgtgtgtgttttgttgtgtgtttgtttttttttgtggtttgtgtgtgtgtgtgtgtttggttgtgtgtgttgttgtgtgtggtgttgtgtgtgtgtgtgtggtgtgtgttttatgtggggtgtgtgtgtttttgtgtgtgtgtgtgtgtgtgtgtgtgtgtttgtgtgtgtgttgttttagtgtggggtgtgtgtgtgtgtgtgtgtgtgtgtggtgttgttggggtggtgtgtgtgtgtgtgtgtgtctggggggggttgtttttgggtttttattggtggtttttgtttgttttttaggggttggtgaaggggtttgggtttttatgattctttctttttttggttttttgtttttgctcttttgttttcttttttttttctgtttgttttcttttttttttttttttgttgttttttttcttccccccccccctttcggggtttttttttcttcttgcttttttggggggtttctttctttatttcctcagttctttctcctctttccttcccccccccttcgcttaacctcttttctttatctctctctctctctccttctctctctcgtcttctctctcccctccctctccctcctccctctctcctcctctctctccctccctctctctccctccccatccctttccccctctctctctccttctctcctctctctcctctccttctcctctctctctctctctacctctctctcccctctcctcctcctctctcctctccccctcctctctcctctctctcgtctcctcctccctcctccctctccctctctcctccttctctctctcctccctccccctcctccctctttctctctctctctctcctcttctctctctctctctctctcacatccccttcctctctctctctctccccctctccctctctctctcctcctcttttccctctctctctccttttctccccctcccctgctctccctctctctctctctcctcctccctccctcccccctctctcatctctcctctctctctctctctctcctccctctcccccctctctctccctctcctctcctctctctcccctctcttttctcccctcctctctctctctctctctctctctctcgctctcgctctctctcaacttctccctatctccctccctccttcctcttctccctctccctctccctctccgtaggTAATGGCTTATGAAAAGTAACCTGAAGGGGTGCACAGAAGCCCCTTTTATGCAAGATGTTTGGGGGTAAAAGGAGAATGTATACTTTTGGTCaacaatacttattattataataatattattgtgaaTATAGTGGCACTAACATTGTGCAGTAGGTTTAAGATCACAAGTTGTGATTGAGAAAGATGACTTTCTGATACAGTGCGATGGCATGATAAAGGcgcagaaaaaagataaaaaaaaagatgactctGATACAGTGCGATGGCATGATAAAGgcgcaaaaaaaagagaaaaaaaaaatcttaatattgtACTCGTAGATAAGGAGATAAAATCATAGATATTGCAGTTCCTGGAGATTAAGAGAGTCAGGGACGAGgaaattcaaaaaagaaagagaaatgccaAATGCTACGAGAAGAGGAAGGTAGATTGTGAAATATGGATAAGGTGACTGATAACTGTTGTAACTGGGTGCACTGGGGAGCTGTAAGAGATCATCTAAAACCCGCACTTCTTCGAATAGCAAGattgtgaaacacacacacacacacacacacacacacacacacacacacacacacacacacacacacacacacacacacacacacacacacatatatacatgaaactaaatcgtgattgtttgtgtgtgttcatttatatatatatatatatatatatatatatatatatatatatatatatatatatatatatatatatgaaccgtcagaaatacatgtatttctgacgagaccggtcaaatacatctcttgtattgtgaagatattcattctcattcatacattttatacacacacacacacacacacacacgcacacacacacacacacacacacacacacacacacacacacacacacacacacacacacacacacacatatatatatatagagagagagagagagagagagtcataaagGTCCACCGTTCTCGGAACTGAATTGGAACGTTCGGCCACAGTACGTTCGCGACCATTTCCGAGAATTCTAAGACGGCCGCCCACACACTAGTTtcgctcgctcacacacacacacacacacacacacacacacacacacacacacacacacacacacacacacacacacacacacacacacacacacacacacacacacacacacacacacacacacacacacacacacacacacacacacacacacacacacacacacatacacacacacacacacatacacacacacatacacatacacacacacacacacacacacacacatacacacacacacacacacacacacacacacacacacacacacacgtgtgcgcgtatgcgcgcgcgcgcttgtgtggaagagagagacagacagacagagacagagagaaattcgGAAAGCATTTTAGTAGACATAGTGAGATACACAACAATAAGATTAATAAGAAACTGGTTTTGCTGAAAAAATGATTTCAGACATTCAAATAATTGATACCCGACCCGCCGTAGTTGATAGCGGCAATAGCTCTTACTATATACATGTACCTGTTAATGTTgtttacacatttatttaattCTAAATGCTAAAACTGCTGCATAGTGAAGTTTAAATAGACAAGATAGTTAGATAATGCAAtacctttgtatatatacatcatcaactGCGCATTTCAGTCTGCGTTAAATACGTATTAGCCGTAAATTTCCGACCAATGACAATTGGGGAAATTTACACAGGCGATTCCTATTGGTAGAGAGGACGGCAAAGGCGATGACGTCATGCGCAGACGGACGAAAGCAGGGCTGCGCAGGGTGTGgcccttcgctctcctctcctcgagGATCATCAGAATTCCTCTGAATCTCATCGAGAGTAGACGTACTTCTCTCTGTGAATCTGTGAATTTACGTGAGCCTTAAGAGTGCCTACGAGATCATTTTCTTGTGACCCGAGTGAAGTTGATTCAGTAAAAAGACGAAGATTTCAGAACTCGTGTCCAGTTTTATCATTAGTTCTGAGAAGAGCTATTCACGTATCATCCAAGATGTCGGAGCACGTCAAGCAGGTGCCAGATATACTCAATCACGACTTCATCGACGAAGTCCTCCGGGACGGAATGGGCATAGGCGGCTCCAATGGCGAATTCGCCTTCCTCGACGACAACCTCTTCCCAGAATTGGATCCTTCGTTTGAAGAGTTGCCATTGCCTGTGCCCCTGTCACCGT is a window from the Penaeus monodon isolate SGIC_2016 chromosome 41, NSTDA_Pmon_1, whole genome shotgun sequence genome containing:
- the LOC119598616 gene encoding uncharacterized protein LOC119598616, yielding MQKVHEMQQELEEAVKEFHRIQETRQQYLQKCNTEIISVLKQFLNEKFRIELQEHFECRNECLEDNVKFIDNTINSACDAHEDIINLRQQVIDIFNEGVTPEVAADNSDALVADRGMADFHKLSCETKDQVMLINNQQEVYEILMSETEEIVLRKVNQILCEMDKSLQETHKEEKENLDALVTEITTEIEKNVRLQGTLQIIQNQMDSLSERLQAPI